From the genome of Neomonachus schauinslandi chromosome 5, ASM220157v2, whole genome shotgun sequence, one region includes:
- the MEIG1 gene encoding meiosis expressed gene 1 protein homolog, producing MASSDMKPKSISRAKKWSEEIENLYRFQQAGYRDEIEYKQVKQVSMVDRWPETGYVKKLQRRDNTFYYYNKQRECDDKEVHKVKIYAY from the exons ATGGCTAGTTCTGACATGAAACCAAAATCAATAAGTCGTGccaaaaaatggtcagaagagaTAGAAAATCTGTACAGATTTCAGCAAGCAGGATATCGGGATGAAATTGAATATAAACAAGTGAAACAAGTTTCTATG GTAGATCGTTGGCCAGAGACGGGATACGTGAAGAAACTCCAGAGAAGGGACAATACTTTCTATTACTACAACAAACAGAGGGAGTGTGATGACAAGGAAGTCCACAAAGTAAAAATTTATGCTTACTAG